One genomic segment of Bacillaceae bacterium S4-13-56 includes these proteins:
- a CDS encoding DmsC/YnfH family molybdoenzyme membrane anchor subunit produces the protein MNEWALLIYTICVQAAVGGVFMLWVYYWKLSKMEESKTFLLYKVPLLVVSGLSLVGLVASFAHLGTPLNALNTLRHLGSSWMSREILLTGIFIALVCITTGLVFVQKKVNPHFLLVTFLVGLGTVFTMSAIYANTFVNGWNSINTYTSFYGTALVLGPVLGASMIVPMLRKENQELTQGLIKQSFYVAILGVAVQLVGLAVFSTGTFDINMINGATAAEALDGFQGTVALRWIVEVAGLALLGYVALASMKQKVSFSLVHVVLAVLVVAEGISRYVFYTIGS, from the coding sequence ATGAATGAATGGGCATTACTCATATACACCATCTGCGTGCAAGCAGCTGTAGGTGGAGTGTTTATGTTATGGGTTTATTATTGGAAGTTATCCAAAATGGAGGAATCCAAAACCTTTTTATTATACAAGGTGCCATTGCTAGTAGTTTCGGGGCTTTCCTTAGTTGGGTTAGTTGCATCGTTTGCGCACCTAGGGACACCCTTAAATGCTCTTAACACCTTGCGTCATCTAGGATCGTCCTGGATGAGTAGAGAAATTTTATTAACTGGAATCTTTATAGCTTTGGTTTGTATAACAACAGGTCTTGTATTTGTTCAGAAAAAAGTCAATCCACACTTTCTGTTGGTAACCTTTTTAGTAGGTCTTGGAACGGTGTTTACAATGAGTGCGATTTATGCGAATACCTTTGTTAATGGCTGGAATTCCATTAATACGTATACTTCCTTTTATGGAACTGCTTTAGTTCTTGGGCCAGTGTTGGGTGCGAGTATGATTGTTCCAATGTTAAGAAAAGAGAACCAGGAATTGACACAAGGCTTAATAAAACAGTCATTTTATGTAGCTATCCTTGGTGTAGCTGTTCAGTTAGTTGGCCTTGCTGTATTTTCAACAGGTACGTTTGATATCAATATGATTAATGGGGCTACAGCAGCTGAAGCTTTAGACGGGTTCCAGGGAACAGTTGCCCTACGCTGGATTGTAGAAGTCGCTGGGTTAGCCTTGCTAGGATATGTAGCCTTAGCCTCGATGAAACAAAAAGTATCTTTCTCCCTCGTCCATGTCGTCTTAGCAGTCTTAGTAGTTGCCGAGGGAATTAGCCGATACGTCTTTTATACCATTGGATCGTAA
- a CDS encoding DMSO/selenate family reductase complex B subunit: MAQMGFFIDVKKCIGCKTCTVACKDKNDLEVGRNFRRVYDFEEGTFPKPYTYHISIACNHCDEPGCVKGCPTMAMHKREEDGVVVVDESKCVGCRYCEWNCPYEGPQYDEAAGKMTKCDTCLDLREKGENPVCVDSCIMRAIEFGPIDELRAKYGNVNEIKGMPSASLTKPNIVIHY; encoded by the coding sequence ATGGCTCAAATGGGATTTTTTATAGATGTAAAAAAATGTATCGGATGTAAAACATGTACAGTAGCCTGTAAAGACAAAAATGACTTAGAAGTAGGAAGAAATTTTCGAAGAGTCTATGATTTTGAAGAAGGGACTTTTCCCAAACCCTATACCTATCATATTTCCATAGCGTGTAACCATTGTGATGAACCGGGTTGCGTGAAAGGTTGTCCAACTATGGCAATGCACAAGCGTGAGGAAGATGGAGTAGTTGTAGTGGATGAGTCAAAGTGTGTAGGCTGTCGTTATTGTGAATGGAATTGTCCATATGAAGGACCCCAATATGATGAAGCAGCTGGGAAGATGACTAAGTGTGACACCTGCCTTGACTTGAGAGAAAAAGGGGAAAATCCTGTCTGCGTTGACTCTTGCATCATGCGCGCCATTGAGTTTGGTCCAATTGATGAGCTTCGTGCGAAATATGGAAATGTGAACGAAATCAAAGGAATGCCGAGTGCCTCTTTGACGAAGCCAAATATCGTTATTCATTATTAA
- a CDS encoding molecular chaperone TorD family protein has protein sequence MTLQMQMAVSDVSEVLFARKYAYDILRRFFLEEPSQEYLKPFVQRNMINQFPFLYDSPGIQEGVWDIQKYLQQHDVVNNKVIFEDLHWDFTRMTIGPFELTVPPWESYYTRKNQLLFQELTMDVRRTYKKFNYEVKEFNLEADDHIGLELDFMYHLNSLALQLENSSSKDSVELLSYLLQEQDKFLKKHLLKFGPTFSNNMIKNAETGFYIGMAKILKHFLTLDSEVLHELLNIEIVQKN, from the coding sequence ATGACATTGCAAATGCAAATGGCCGTTTCTGATGTTTCTGAAGTTCTATTTGCAAGGAAATATGCTTACGACATTTTGCGAAGATTTTTCCTAGAAGAACCTTCCCAAGAGTATCTCAAACCATTTGTGCAAAGAAATATGATTAATCAATTTCCATTCCTATATGATTCACCTGGAATTCAAGAAGGGGTATGGGACATTCAAAAGTATCTCCAACAACATGATGTCGTTAACAATAAAGTTATTTTTGAAGACCTTCACTGGGATTTTACTAGAATGACTATTGGACCTTTTGAGCTAACAGTCCCACCTTGGGAGTCTTATTACACAAGAAAAAATCAACTGCTATTTCAAGAGTTAACCATGGACGTTCGTAGAACCTATAAAAAATTTAATTATGAGGTAAAGGAATTCAACTTAGAGGCAGATGACCATATAGGACTAGAACTGGATTTTATGTATCATCTAAATTCCCTTGCTTTACAATTGGAAAATAGTAGTTCAAAGGATAGCGTTGAACTATTATCCTACCTACTTCAGGAGCAAGACAAATTTTTAAAGAAGCACTTATTAAAATTCGGACCTACTTTTTCAAACAATATGATAAAAAATGCCGAGACAGGTTTTTATATCGGTATGGCGAAAATTTTAAAACACTTTTTAACCTTGGATTCAGAAGTTCTTCATGAACTTTTGAACATAGAAATTGTACAAAAAAACTAG
- a CDS encoding molybdopterin-dependent oxidoreductase, producing MLDLFQKAKEFKMSRRSFIGWSSALAATAAIPVSRGLVKAEGSNDVESGSEEEVWKTAACWHNCGGRCLNKVLVKDGVVIRQKTDDTHPDSPDFPQQRGCLRGRSQRQQVFGPDRLKYPMKRKNWEPGGGKKELRGKDQWVRISWDEALDIVSSETKRISEKYGNESIWATGGGEITKVLSTTGGCTTDWGTTSLGAWTFVPGMIGVNWWGTGINDRFDIKNSQLIVLWGTNPAWSSAGNPAYHFLQAKKAGARFISIDPFYNPTASLVDADWVPIRPGTDHALALGIMHTLLEEDDPTTNPLVDWEFLTKYSIGFDEEHMPKGADPKENFKDYILGTYDGQPKTADWASEISGVKPTRIRELAREIGGTNRVALLTGWAPARINEGEGWVHSFATLGIMTGHMGKSGSMTGVSCHQQAANGGPSLLKAGGTGYPSPPTNPVTHRINHNEIFQAVLDGKFYQQDEGERKINIQMMYHQFNATMQTRIDITSGIEAARKVEFVVSNAYVLNTNAKYSDVVLPVTTEWEREGGLLTGNQEMIIVHTKITEPLYEAKSDIWIASELMKKLGKDSKELYPFDEKQAFFNQLAQTQVIDKQGVNFEPLLTITAKDIAEWGVEGKPQKGRISLQEFIDKGIYQIERKPNDQYSYIAYQDFIEDPENNPLSTESGKFEIYCNTIAENSKKNWTEQSPIAKYIPKPQGYEDTFSNWEAKKKGKYPFQVYNPHYLRRSHSTFDNVQWLREAWPNPVFLNASDAKKLGIRDGDTVLLSNNYGKVLRPAKLTETMMPGVIGLPHGAWVEMDEELGVDKAGADNMLCGPNATGFGTSGWNTAVCNLEKWTGEPLEEDVKWEQRIIKF from the coding sequence ATGCTGGATCTATTTCAAAAGGCAAAAGAGTTTAAAATGTCTCGAAGGTCTTTCATTGGCTGGTCCTCTGCGTTAGCTGCAACGGCTGCTATCCCTGTTTCTAGAGGGTTGGTAAAAGCTGAAGGAAGCAATGATGTAGAAAGCGGTTCTGAGGAAGAAGTATGGAAGACGGCTGCATGCTGGCACAACTGTGGAGGTCGATGTTTGAACAAAGTTCTTGTGAAAGATGGGGTTGTTATTCGTCAGAAAACGGATGATACTCACCCAGATAGCCCAGACTTTCCACAACAGCGTGGATGTCTTCGTGGTCGGTCTCAAAGACAACAAGTCTTCGGACCAGATCGTCTGAAGTATCCAATGAAGAGAAAGAATTGGGAACCAGGTGGAGGAAAGAAAGAATTACGCGGCAAAGATCAATGGGTTCGTATTTCATGGGACGAAGCATTAGATATTGTCTCTAGTGAAACGAAACGAATTTCCGAAAAGTATGGAAATGAGTCTATTTGGGCAACTGGAGGTGGAGAGATAACGAAGGTGCTCTCCACAACAGGAGGTTGTACAACAGATTGGGGAACGACATCATTAGGAGCATGGACATTTGTACCAGGAATGATCGGAGTAAATTGGTGGGGTACTGGAATCAATGATCGCTTTGACATTAAAAACTCCCAACTTATTGTGTTATGGGGTACAAATCCTGCTTGGAGTAGTGCAGGTAATCCTGCTTATCACTTTTTACAAGCCAAAAAAGCTGGGGCAAGATTCATTTCTATTGATCCATTCTATAATCCTACTGCTAGTTTAGTAGATGCTGACTGGGTGCCAATTCGTCCTGGAACAGATCATGCTCTAGCGTTAGGCATTATGCATACTTTGTTAGAAGAAGATGATCCAACTACCAATCCTTTAGTTGACTGGGAGTTTCTAACTAAATATTCGATTGGCTTTGATGAAGAACATATGCCAAAAGGTGCAGATCCAAAAGAAAATTTTAAGGATTATATATTAGGTACCTACGACGGTCAACCAAAAACTGCTGACTGGGCATCAGAAATTAGTGGGGTTAAACCTACTAGAATCAGGGAGTTAGCAAGAGAAATTGGAGGTACTAACCGTGTTGCTTTATTAACCGGATGGGCACCTGCACGTATTAACGAGGGAGAAGGATGGGTTCATTCTTTTGCCACTCTTGGAATTATGACTGGTCACATGGGGAAATCAGGTAGCATGACTGGAGTGAGCTGTCACCAACAAGCAGCTAATGGTGGGCCATCCTTGCTAAAAGCTGGGGGAACAGGATATCCATCACCGCCAACCAATCCTGTCACACATCGAATCAATCATAATGAAATCTTTCAGGCTGTCCTTGATGGAAAATTTTATCAGCAAGATGAAGGGGAAAGAAAAATTAATATCCAAATGATGTATCATCAGTTTAATGCAACTATGCAAACTAGAATAGATATTACATCTGGAATTGAGGCGGCACGTAAAGTTGAATTTGTTGTCTCCAATGCTTATGTGCTTAACACAAATGCCAAATATTCAGATGTAGTTTTACCAGTCACTACGGAATGGGAAAGAGAAGGTGGACTACTGACAGGAAATCAAGAAATGATAATAGTTCACACTAAAATAACGGAACCGCTATATGAAGCAAAAAGTGATATATGGATTGCTAGTGAGTTAATGAAAAAGTTAGGAAAAGACTCTAAAGAACTTTATCCATTTGACGAAAAGCAAGCTTTCTTTAATCAATTAGCGCAAACTCAGGTAATCGACAAACAAGGTGTTAATTTTGAACCTTTACTAACGATCACAGCTAAGGATATAGCTGAGTGGGGTGTTGAAGGTAAGCCTCAAAAAGGAAGAATAAGCTTGCAAGAGTTTATCGATAAGGGAATTTATCAAATTGAAAGAAAACCAAATGATCAGTACAGTTATATTGCCTATCAAGATTTCATTGAGGATCCAGAAAATAATCCTTTAAGTACGGAATCTGGTAAATTCGAAATCTATTGTAATACGATTGCAGAGAATTCAAAGAAAAACTGGACAGAACAATCTCCAATAGCAAAATATATACCTAAACCACAGGGCTATGAAGACACATTTAGTAATTGGGAAGCAAAAAAGAAAGGGAAGTATCCATTCCAAGTTTATAATCCTCATTACTTACGTAGATCGCATAGTACATTTGATAATGTCCAGTGGTTGAGAGAGGCATGGCCTAACCCGGTATTCTTGAATGCTAGCGATGCAAAAAAACTTGGTATTAGGGACGGGGATACTGTATTGCTTTCCAATAATTATGGAAAAGTGTTACGTCCAGCTAAGCTTACTGAAACGATGATGCCAGGAGTTATTGGTCTACCACATGGTGCATGGGTGGAAATGGATGAAGAACTAGGTGTCGATAAAGCCGGTGCTGACAACATGTTATGTGGCCCTAATGCTACTGGTTTTGGTACCTCTGGATGGAACACTGCAGTTTGTAATTTAGAAAAATGGACTGGAGAACCATTAGAAGAAGACGTGAAGTGGGAGCAACGTATTATAAAATTTTAA
- a CDS encoding radical SAM protein, translated as MLKDITLDTIHMIKNRSFSQYAQIYTNIEQSTLEQIETFGVPLQKRVSKYEKDRRLEELRKKGATVRNQNKSVVTNRISSACEACQTGVGSYTTYPSLKCHRKCYFCFNPNQDDYQIHVNQQKDINEELTRLLDRGITLRHLALTGGEPLLFKKETIEFFELANQLTPDTHTRLYTTGDLLDIETLEQLKTANLNEIRFSIKMEDSLQKISHILSQIKLAKNYIPDVLVEMPVIPGTVEEMKKLLLELEKLEIFGINLLEFCFPLGNANAFTERGFELKNPPYEMYYNYWYAGGLAVADSEKECLDLVDFALENELKLGVHYCSLVNKYTGQIYQQNVNETLDSTYLFSNRDYYFKTAKGFGKDRDRIKPTLIKKKIPFEENDEYSFIQFSVEAIPYLRNKNVEIAISSNVVEEDRGESFIREVGLSWTKPDLFHIEDILEKKTRGEFNYDIANANGRF; from the coding sequence ATGTTAAAAGATATCACTCTCGATACCATTCACATGATAAAAAATCGAAGTTTTTCTCAATATGCTCAAATTTACACAAATATCGAGCAGTCCACTTTAGAACAAATCGAGACTTTTGGAGTTCCTCTTCAAAAGAGGGTTTCTAAATATGAAAAAGATAGACGGCTAGAGGAATTACGGAAAAAGGGAGCTACCGTAAGAAACCAAAACAAAAGTGTAGTTACCAATCGAATTTCAAGTGCGTGTGAAGCGTGTCAAACCGGGGTGGGAAGCTATACAACTTATCCTTCTTTGAAATGCCATCGGAAATGTTACTTTTGTTTCAATCCCAACCAAGATGACTATCAAATTCACGTCAACCAACAAAAAGACATCAACGAAGAACTCACTCGATTATTAGATCGAGGGATTACCTTAAGACATCTTGCCTTAACGGGGGGAGAGCCTCTTCTTTTCAAAAAAGAGACCATTGAGTTCTTTGAGTTAGCCAATCAACTAACCCCTGATACCCATACTCGCCTTTACACGACAGGTGATTTATTAGATATAGAGACACTGGAACAATTGAAGACGGCTAATCTTAATGAAATCCGATTTAGCATTAAAATGGAAGACTCTCTGCAAAAAATAAGCCATATTCTTTCACAAATTAAGCTGGCAAAAAACTACATACCAGATGTCTTAGTAGAAATGCCGGTCATTCCTGGAACAGTGGAAGAGATGAAGAAACTACTTTTAGAACTGGAGAAGTTAGAGATTTTTGGAATTAATCTATTAGAATTTTGTTTTCCATTAGGAAATGCAAACGCCTTTACAGAGAGAGGTTTTGAACTGAAAAACCCACCTTACGAAATGTATTACAATTATTGGTATGCAGGGGGATTAGCTGTTGCAGATAGTGAAAAGGAATGTTTAGATCTGGTCGATTTTGCTTTGGAGAATGAATTAAAACTGGGTGTCCATTATTGCTCATTAGTAAACAAATATACGGGGCAAATTTATCAACAAAATGTAAATGAAACTCTTGATTCAACTTATCTATTTTCAAATAGAGATTATTACTTTAAGACAGCTAAAGGATTCGGTAAGGACAGAGATAGAATTAAACCTACCTTGATAAAAAAGAAGATTCCTTTTGAAGAAAATGATGAGTATTCTTTTATTCAGTTTTCGGTAGAAGCAATCCCTTATTTGAGAAATAAAAATGTGGAGATTGCGATTTCTTCCAATGTAGTCGAAGAAGACCGAGGAGAGTCCTTCATTCGAGAAGTTGGATTAAGCTGGACGAAACCGGACCTGTTTCACATAGAAGATATTTTAGAAAAAAAGACGAGAGGAGAATTTAACTATGACATTGCAAATGCAAATGGCCGTTTCTGA